The following proteins come from a genomic window of Ursus arctos isolate Adak ecotype North America unplaced genomic scaffold, UrsArc2.0 scaffold_12, whole genome shotgun sequence:
- the EPS8L3 gene encoding epidermal growth factor receptor kinase substrate 8-like protein 3 isoform X4, whose protein sequence is MSRPSSRAIYLHRKEYLQNISSEPTCLQHRVEHLMTCKLGTQKVQEPKDALRKLQEMDAQGRVWSQDLLLQVKDGWLQLLDIETKEELDSYHLDSIQAMDAVLNTCSYNSVLSITVQESGLPATSTLLFQCQEVGAEQLRTSLQKALEEEHQQRPQSGAHHPSQDRWRGPPLERPFPKEQVPPLEQGPPPEQPYWMSPEHSTPPSPRPLPHNSSFREPSTFPLPPARRPPSPENPERDEEILSHVLRDIELFAGKLKEAQARTSHKKKRLGKKKGKDKWELTQAQYVDCLQKIKYSFNLLGKLALWLQEKNAPEFVHILFQLLDSILAHCPEPGLATQVISPLLTPKAIDLLQSCLSPAETDFWKRLGAAWTTSRADWTGIEPPPYQPTFYDGWQLPEPSNQAPSGYQSAPSLRPGSGSTSYFAQEETRRGPQPGDPNHVPSSPRSVKPALKMQVLYEFEARNPQELTVAQGEVLEVLDQSKRWWLVQNEKGQSGYIPSNILEPLQSGASRSQSQSPSRAPMLRLSSTPEEVTAWLQAENFSTITVKSLRFLTGSQLLHMRPAELQMLCPQEAPRVLARLEAVRRMLGMSH, encoded by the exons ATGTCCCGGCCCAGCAGCAGAGCCATTTACC TGCACCGGAAGGAGTACCTGCAGAACATCTCCTCAGAGCCCACCTGTCTGCAGCACAGGGTGGAG CACCTGATGACATGTAAGCTGGGGACGCAGAAAGTCCAGGAGCCCAAGGATGCCCTGAGGAAGCTGCAGGAGATGGATGCTCAGGGCCGGGTATGGAGCCAGGACTTGCTACTGCAGGTCAAAGATGGCTGGCTGCAGCTGCTGGACATCGAGACCAAG GAGGAGCTAGACTCCTACCACCTGGACAGCATCCAGGCCATGGACGCCGTGCTGAACACCTGCTCCTACAACTCCGTGCTGTCCATCACGGTGCAGGAGTCGGGCCTGCCAGCCACCAGCACTCTGCTCTTCCAGTGCCAGGAAGTGGGG GCAGAGCAGCTAAGGACCAGCCTGCAGAAGGCCCTGGAGGAGGAGCACCAGCAAAG ACCCCAATCTGGAGCTCATCACCCCAGCCAAGACAGATGGAGGGGACCTCCTCTGGAAAGGCCATTCCCTAAGGAGCAGGTGCCCCCACTGGAGCAGGGGCCCCCTCCAGAACAGCCCTACTGGATGAGCCCAGAGCACA GCACACCACCATCCCCAAGGCCCCTGCCACACAACTCCAGTTTCCGAGAACCAAGcaccttccctctgcctcctgccaggCGGCCCCCATCCCCAGAGAACCCAGAGAGGGATGAG GAGATACTAAGCCACGTCCTTAGGGACATCGAGCTGTTTGCGGGAAAGCTGAAGGAGGCCCAGGCAAGGACCAGTCATAAGAAGAAGAGACTGGGGAAGAAAAAGGGCAAGGATAAGTGGG agCTGACCCAGGCCCAGTACGTTGATTGCCTGCAGAAGATCAAGTACAGCTTCAACCTTCTA GGGAAGCTGGCCCTCTGGCTGCAGGAGAAGAACGCCCCTGAGTTCGTGCACATCCTCTTCCAACTTCTAGACTCC ATCCTGGCCCACTGCCCTGAGCCTGGCCTAGCAACCCAAGTGATCtcacccctcctcacccccaaagCCATCGACCTGCTGCAGTCCTGCCTCAGCCCGGCTGAGACTGACTTCTGGAAGAGGCTGGGTGCGGCCTGGACCACCAGCCG GGCCGACTGGACAGGCATTGAGCCCCCGCCCTACCAACCCACATTCTATGATGGCTGGCAGCTTCCAGAGCCCTCCAACCAG GCACCCTCAGGATACCAGAGCGCTCCCTCCCTCCG CCCTGGGTCAGGGAGCACCTCCTACTTTGCTCAAGAGGAGACACGCCGTGGCCCTCAGCCTGGGGACCCCAACCACGTGCCCTCCAGCCCCAGATCTGTCAAGCCAGCTCTGAAAATGCAAGTCCTATATGAGTTTGAGGCCAGGAACCCACAGGAACTGACTGTGGCCCAGGGAGAGGTGCTGGAG GTCCTGGACCAGAGCAAGCGGTGGTGGCTGGTGCAGAATGAGAAGGGACAGAGCGGCTACATTCCCAGCAACATCCTAGAGCCCCTACAGTCGGGGGCCTCCAGGAGCCAGAGCCAGTCGCCTTCTCGG GCTCCAATGCTTCGACTTAGCTCGACGCCTGAGGAGGTCACAGCCTGGCTGCAGGCCGAGAACTTCTCCACCAT CACGGTGAagagcctcagattcctcacaGGGAGCCAGCTGCTTCACATGAGACCCGCGGAGCTACAGATGCTGTGTCCACAGGAGGCCCCACGGGTCCTGGCACGGTTAGAAGCCGTCAGAAGGATGCTGGGG ATGAGCCATTAG
- the GSTM3 gene encoding glutathione S-transferase Mu 3 isoform X2, translating to MSLSKSTMVLGYWDIRGLAHAIRMLLEFTDTSYEEKQYTCGEAPDYDRSQWLDVKFTLDLDFPNLPYLMDGKNKITQSNAILRYIARKHNMCGETEEEKIRVDIMENQIMDFRMQLIRLCYSPDLEKLKPEYLEQLPGQLKQFSLFLGKFSWFAGEKLTFVDFLTYDVLDQNRMFEPKCLDEFPNLKAFMCRFEALEKIANYMQSDRFLKMPVNNKMAQWGNKRIC from the exons ATGTCGTTGTCCAAGTCGACCATGGTTCTGGGTTACTGGGATATTCGCGGG CTGGCGCACGCCATCCGCATGCTCCTAGAGTTCACGGATACATCCTATGAGGAGAAACAGTACACGTGCGGGGAAG CTCCGGACTATGATAGAAGCCAGTGGCTGGATGTGAAATTCACGCTTGACCTGGACTTTCCTAAC CTGCCCTACCTCATGGATGGTAAGAACAAGATCACCCAGAGCAATGCTATCTTGCGCTACATCGCCCGCAAGCACAATATGT GTGGCGAgactgaagaagaaaagattcGAGTGGACATCATGGAGAACCAAATCATGGATTTCCGCATGCAGCTGATACGACTGTGCTACAGCCCTGACCTT gAAAAACTGAAGCCTGAGTACTTGGAACAGCTACCTGGACAGCTGAAACAGTTCTCCTTGTTCCTGGGGAAATTCTCATGGTTTGCAggagaaaag CTCACCTTTGTGGATTTCCTCACCTATGATGTCTTAGATCAGAACCGTATGTTTGAGCCCAAGTGCCTGGATGAATTTCCAAATCTGAAGGCTTTCATGTGCCGTTTTGAG GCGTTGGAGAAGATCGCTAACTACATGCAGTCCGACCGCTTCCTAAAGATGCCCGTCAACAACAAGATGGCCCAGTGGGGCAACAAGAGAATCTGCTGA
- the GSTM3 gene encoding glutathione S-transferase Mu 3 isoform X1 — MSLSKSTMVLGYWDIRGLAHAIRMLLEFTDTSYEEKQYTCGEAPDYDRSQWLDVKFTLDLDFPNLPYLMDGKNKITQSNAILRYIARKHNMCGETEEEKIRVDIMENQIMDFRMQLIRLCYSPDLEKLKPEYLEQLPGQLKQFSLFLGKFSWFAGEKLTFVDFLTYDVLDQNRMFEPKCLDEFPNLKAFMCRFEVMLPAPFPYRNTHRLPWSPRDPTVVDSFSTPAFA; from the exons ATGTCGTTGTCCAAGTCGACCATGGTTCTGGGTTACTGGGATATTCGCGGG CTGGCGCACGCCATCCGCATGCTCCTAGAGTTCACGGATACATCCTATGAGGAGAAACAGTACACGTGCGGGGAAG CTCCGGACTATGATAGAAGCCAGTGGCTGGATGTGAAATTCACGCTTGACCTGGACTTTCCTAAC CTGCCCTACCTCATGGATGGTAAGAACAAGATCACCCAGAGCAATGCTATCTTGCGCTACATCGCCCGCAAGCACAATATGT GTGGCGAgactgaagaagaaaagattcGAGTGGACATCATGGAGAACCAAATCATGGATTTCCGCATGCAGCTGATACGACTGTGCTACAGCCCTGACCTT gAAAAACTGAAGCCTGAGTACTTGGAACAGCTACCTGGACAGCTGAAACAGTTCTCCTTGTTCCTGGGGAAATTCTCATGGTTTGCAggagaaaag CTCACCTTTGTGGATTTCCTCACCTATGATGTCTTAGATCAGAACCGTATGTTTGAGCCCAAGTGCCTGGATGAATTTCCAAATCTGAAGGCTTTCATGTGCCGTTTTGAGGTGATGCTGCCTGCCCCTTTCCCTTACAGAAACACTCACAGGCTCCCCTGGTCCCCAAGGGACCCCACTGTGGTAGATTCTTTCTCAACACCAGCATTTGCATAA
- the EPS8L3 gene encoding epidermal growth factor receptor kinase substrate 8-like protein 3 isoform X1: protein MSRPSSRAIYLHRKEYLQNISSEPTCLQHRVEHLMTCKLGTQKVQEPKDALRKLQEMDAQGRVWSQDLLLQVKDGWLQLLDIETKEELDSYHLDSIQAMDAVLNTCSYNSVLSITVQESGLPATSTLLFQCQEVGAEQLRTSLQKALEEEHQQSRPQSGAHHPSQDRWRGPPLERPFPKEQVPPLEQGPPPEQPYWMSPEHSTPPSPRPLPHNSSFREPSTFPLPPARRPPSPENPERDEEILSHVLRDIELFAGKLKEAQARTSHKKKRLGKKKGKDKWELTQAQYVDCLQKIKYSFNLLGKLALWLQEKNAPEFVHILFQLLDSILAHCPEPGLATQVISPLLTPKAIDLLQSCLSPAETDFWKRLGAAWTTSRADWTGIEPPPYQPTFYDGWQLPEPSNQAPSGYQSAPSLRPGSGSTSYFAQEETRRGPQPGDPNHVPSSPRSVKPALKMQVLYEFEARNPQELTVAQGEVLEVLDQSKRWWLVQNEKGQSGYIPSNILEPLQSGASRSQSQSPSRAPMLRLSSTPEEVTAWLQAENFSTITVKSLRFLTGSQLLHMRPAELQMLCPQEAPRVLARLEAVRRMLGVRTPWGPDPHRKCRMLPGWEGECQVDKPAGPALG, encoded by the exons ATGTCCCGGCCCAGCAGCAGAGCCATTTACC TGCACCGGAAGGAGTACCTGCAGAACATCTCCTCAGAGCCCACCTGTCTGCAGCACAGGGTGGAG CACCTGATGACATGTAAGCTGGGGACGCAGAAAGTCCAGGAGCCCAAGGATGCCCTGAGGAAGCTGCAGGAGATGGATGCTCAGGGCCGGGTATGGAGCCAGGACTTGCTACTGCAGGTCAAAGATGGCTGGCTGCAGCTGCTGGACATCGAGACCAAG GAGGAGCTAGACTCCTACCACCTGGACAGCATCCAGGCCATGGACGCCGTGCTGAACACCTGCTCCTACAACTCCGTGCTGTCCATCACGGTGCAGGAGTCGGGCCTGCCAGCCACCAGCACTCTGCTCTTCCAGTGCCAGGAAGTGGGG GCAGAGCAGCTAAGGACCAGCCTGCAGAAGGCCCTGGAGGAGGAGCACCAGCAAAG CAGACCCCAATCTGGAGCTCATCACCCCAGCCAAGACAGATGGAGGGGACCTCCTCTGGAAAGGCCATTCCCTAAGGAGCAGGTGCCCCCACTGGAGCAGGGGCCCCCTCCAGAACAGCCCTACTGGATGAGCCCAGAGCACA GCACACCACCATCCCCAAGGCCCCTGCCACACAACTCCAGTTTCCGAGAACCAAGcaccttccctctgcctcctgccaggCGGCCCCCATCCCCAGAGAACCCAGAGAGGGATGAG GAGATACTAAGCCACGTCCTTAGGGACATCGAGCTGTTTGCGGGAAAGCTGAAGGAGGCCCAGGCAAGGACCAGTCATAAGAAGAAGAGACTGGGGAAGAAAAAGGGCAAGGATAAGTGGG agCTGACCCAGGCCCAGTACGTTGATTGCCTGCAGAAGATCAAGTACAGCTTCAACCTTCTA GGGAAGCTGGCCCTCTGGCTGCAGGAGAAGAACGCCCCTGAGTTCGTGCACATCCTCTTCCAACTTCTAGACTCC ATCCTGGCCCACTGCCCTGAGCCTGGCCTAGCAACCCAAGTGATCtcacccctcctcacccccaaagCCATCGACCTGCTGCAGTCCTGCCTCAGCCCGGCTGAGACTGACTTCTGGAAGAGGCTGGGTGCGGCCTGGACCACCAGCCG GGCCGACTGGACAGGCATTGAGCCCCCGCCCTACCAACCCACATTCTATGATGGCTGGCAGCTTCCAGAGCCCTCCAACCAG GCACCCTCAGGATACCAGAGCGCTCCCTCCCTCCG CCCTGGGTCAGGGAGCACCTCCTACTTTGCTCAAGAGGAGACACGCCGTGGCCCTCAGCCTGGGGACCCCAACCACGTGCCCTCCAGCCCCAGATCTGTCAAGCCAGCTCTGAAAATGCAAGTCCTATATGAGTTTGAGGCCAGGAACCCACAGGAACTGACTGTGGCCCAGGGAGAGGTGCTGGAG GTCCTGGACCAGAGCAAGCGGTGGTGGCTGGTGCAGAATGAGAAGGGACAGAGCGGCTACATTCCCAGCAACATCCTAGAGCCCCTACAGTCGGGGGCCTCCAGGAGCCAGAGCCAGTCGCCTTCTCGG GCTCCAATGCTTCGACTTAGCTCGACGCCTGAGGAGGTCACAGCCTGGCTGCAGGCCGAGAACTTCTCCACCAT CACGGTGAagagcctcagattcctcacaGGGAGCCAGCTGCTTCACATGAGACCCGCGGAGCTACAGATGCTGTGTCCACAGGAGGCCCCACGGGTCCTGGCACGGTTAGAAGCCGTCAGAAGGATGCTGGGGGTGAGGACACCCTGGGGCCCTGACCCCCACAGGAAATGCAGGATGCTCCCCGGGTGGGAGGGAGAATGCCAGGTGGACAAGCCCGCAGGCCCAGCCCTGGGCTAG
- the LOC113244886 gene encoding glutathione S-transferase Mu 1 isoform X1, with the protein MKESLAHAIRLLLEYTDSHYEEKKYTMGDAPDYDRSQWLNEKFKLGLDFPNLPYLIDGAHKVTQSNAILRYIARKHNLCGETEEEKIRVDILENEVMDTRLYFARMCYNPDFEKLRPGLLEELPDKLKLYSQFLGKRPWFAGEKLTYVDFLAYDLLDLLHIFEPRCLEAFPNLKEFMARFEGLKKISAYMKSGRFLPGPLFLKIAVWGNQ; encoded by the exons ATGAAGGAATCA CTGGCTCACGCCATCCGCCTGCTCCTGGAGTACACGGACTCACACTATGAGGAAAAGAAGTACACGATGGGGGACG CTCCCGACTATGACAGAAGCCAGTGGCTGAATGAAAAATTCAAGCTGGGCCTGGACTTCCCCAAT CTGCCCTACTTAATTGACGGGGCTCACAAGGTCACCCAGAGCAACGCCATCCTTCGCTACATTGCTCGCAAACATAACCTAT gtggggagacagaagaggagaagattCGCGTGGACATTTTGGAGAATGAGGTTATGGACACCCGCCTGTACTTTGCCAGAATGTGCTACAACCCCGACTTT gagaaactgaggcccggacTCCTGGAGGAACTCCCTGACAAGCTGAAGCTTTACTCACAGTTTCTGGGGAAGAGGCCTTGGTTTGCAGGGGAGAAG CTGACCTACGTGGATTTCCTGGCCTATGACCTCCTTGACCTACTGCATATATTCGAGCCCAGGTGCCTGGAGGCCTTCCCAAACCTGAAGGAGTTCATGGCCCGCTTTGAG GGCCTGAAGAAGATCTCGGCCTACATGAAGTCCGGTCGCTTCCTCCCCGGCCCTCTGTTTCTAAAGATCGCCGTGTGGGGCAACCAGTAG
- the EPS8L3 gene encoding epidermal growth factor receptor kinase substrate 8-like protein 3 isoform X3: MSRPSSRAIYLHRKEYLQNISSEPTCLQHRVEHLMTCKLGTQKVQEPKDALRKLQEMDAQGRVWSQDLLLQVKDGWLQLLDIETKEELDSYHLDSIQAMDAVLNTCSYNSVLSITVQESGLPATSTLLFQCQEVGAEQLRTSLQKALEEEHQQSRPQSGAHHPSQDRWRGPPLERPFPKEQVPPLEQGPPPEQPYWMSPEHSTPPSPRPLPHNSSFREPSTFPLPPARRPPSPENPERDEEILSHVLRDIELFAGKLKEAQARTSHKKKRLGKKKGKDKWELTQAQYVDCLQKIKYSFNLLGKLALWLQEKNAPEFVHILFQLLDSILAHCPEPGLATQVISPLLTPKAIDLLQSCLSPAETDFWKRLGAAWTTSRADWTGIEPPPYQPTFYDGWQLPEPSNQAPSGYQSAPSLRPGSGSTSYFAQEETRRGPQPGDPNHVPSSPRSVKPALKMQVLYEFEARNPQELTVAQGEVLEVLDQSKRWWLVQNEKGQSGYIPSNILEPLQSGASRSQSQSPSRAPMLRLSSTPEEVTAWLQAENFSTITVKSLRFLTGSQLLHMRPAELQMLCPQEAPRVLARLEAVRRMLGMSH; the protein is encoded by the exons ATGTCCCGGCCCAGCAGCAGAGCCATTTACC TGCACCGGAAGGAGTACCTGCAGAACATCTCCTCAGAGCCCACCTGTCTGCAGCACAGGGTGGAG CACCTGATGACATGTAAGCTGGGGACGCAGAAAGTCCAGGAGCCCAAGGATGCCCTGAGGAAGCTGCAGGAGATGGATGCTCAGGGCCGGGTATGGAGCCAGGACTTGCTACTGCAGGTCAAAGATGGCTGGCTGCAGCTGCTGGACATCGAGACCAAG GAGGAGCTAGACTCCTACCACCTGGACAGCATCCAGGCCATGGACGCCGTGCTGAACACCTGCTCCTACAACTCCGTGCTGTCCATCACGGTGCAGGAGTCGGGCCTGCCAGCCACCAGCACTCTGCTCTTCCAGTGCCAGGAAGTGGGG GCAGAGCAGCTAAGGACCAGCCTGCAGAAGGCCCTGGAGGAGGAGCACCAGCAAAG CAGACCCCAATCTGGAGCTCATCACCCCAGCCAAGACAGATGGAGGGGACCTCCTCTGGAAAGGCCATTCCCTAAGGAGCAGGTGCCCCCACTGGAGCAGGGGCCCCCTCCAGAACAGCCCTACTGGATGAGCCCAGAGCACA GCACACCACCATCCCCAAGGCCCCTGCCACACAACTCCAGTTTCCGAGAACCAAGcaccttccctctgcctcctgccaggCGGCCCCCATCCCCAGAGAACCCAGAGAGGGATGAG GAGATACTAAGCCACGTCCTTAGGGACATCGAGCTGTTTGCGGGAAAGCTGAAGGAGGCCCAGGCAAGGACCAGTCATAAGAAGAAGAGACTGGGGAAGAAAAAGGGCAAGGATAAGTGGG agCTGACCCAGGCCCAGTACGTTGATTGCCTGCAGAAGATCAAGTACAGCTTCAACCTTCTA GGGAAGCTGGCCCTCTGGCTGCAGGAGAAGAACGCCCCTGAGTTCGTGCACATCCTCTTCCAACTTCTAGACTCC ATCCTGGCCCACTGCCCTGAGCCTGGCCTAGCAACCCAAGTGATCtcacccctcctcacccccaaagCCATCGACCTGCTGCAGTCCTGCCTCAGCCCGGCTGAGACTGACTTCTGGAAGAGGCTGGGTGCGGCCTGGACCACCAGCCG GGCCGACTGGACAGGCATTGAGCCCCCGCCCTACCAACCCACATTCTATGATGGCTGGCAGCTTCCAGAGCCCTCCAACCAG GCACCCTCAGGATACCAGAGCGCTCCCTCCCTCCG CCCTGGGTCAGGGAGCACCTCCTACTTTGCTCAAGAGGAGACACGCCGTGGCCCTCAGCCTGGGGACCCCAACCACGTGCCCTCCAGCCCCAGATCTGTCAAGCCAGCTCTGAAAATGCAAGTCCTATATGAGTTTGAGGCCAGGAACCCACAGGAACTGACTGTGGCCCAGGGAGAGGTGCTGGAG GTCCTGGACCAGAGCAAGCGGTGGTGGCTGGTGCAGAATGAGAAGGGACAGAGCGGCTACATTCCCAGCAACATCCTAGAGCCCCTACAGTCGGGGGCCTCCAGGAGCCAGAGCCAGTCGCCTTCTCGG GCTCCAATGCTTCGACTTAGCTCGACGCCTGAGGAGGTCACAGCCTGGCTGCAGGCCGAGAACTTCTCCACCAT CACGGTGAagagcctcagattcctcacaGGGAGCCAGCTGCTTCACATGAGACCCGCGGAGCTACAGATGCTGTGTCCACAGGAGGCCCCACGGGTCCTGGCACGGTTAGAAGCCGTCAGAAGGATGCTGGGG ATGAGCCATTAG
- the EPS8L3 gene encoding epidermal growth factor receptor kinase substrate 8-like protein 3 isoform X2, whose protein sequence is MSRPSSRAIYLHRKEYLQNISSEPTCLQHRVEHLMTCKLGTQKVQEPKDALRKLQEMDAQGRVWSQDLLLQVKDGWLQLLDIETKEELDSYHLDSIQAMDAVLNTCSYNSVLSITVQESGLPATSTLLFQCQEVGAEQLRTSLQKALEEEHQQRPQSGAHHPSQDRWRGPPLERPFPKEQVPPLEQGPPPEQPYWMSPEHSTPPSPRPLPHNSSFREPSTFPLPPARRPPSPENPERDEEILSHVLRDIELFAGKLKEAQARTSHKKKRLGKKKGKDKWELTQAQYVDCLQKIKYSFNLLGKLALWLQEKNAPEFVHILFQLLDSILAHCPEPGLATQVISPLLTPKAIDLLQSCLSPAETDFWKRLGAAWTTSRADWTGIEPPPYQPTFYDGWQLPEPSNQAPSGYQSAPSLRPGSGSTSYFAQEETRRGPQPGDPNHVPSSPRSVKPALKMQVLYEFEARNPQELTVAQGEVLEVLDQSKRWWLVQNEKGQSGYIPSNILEPLQSGASRSQSQSPSRAPMLRLSSTPEEVTAWLQAENFSTITVKSLRFLTGSQLLHMRPAELQMLCPQEAPRVLARLEAVRRMLGVRTPWGPDPHRKCRMLPGWEGECQVDKPAGPALG, encoded by the exons ATGTCCCGGCCCAGCAGCAGAGCCATTTACC TGCACCGGAAGGAGTACCTGCAGAACATCTCCTCAGAGCCCACCTGTCTGCAGCACAGGGTGGAG CACCTGATGACATGTAAGCTGGGGACGCAGAAAGTCCAGGAGCCCAAGGATGCCCTGAGGAAGCTGCAGGAGATGGATGCTCAGGGCCGGGTATGGAGCCAGGACTTGCTACTGCAGGTCAAAGATGGCTGGCTGCAGCTGCTGGACATCGAGACCAAG GAGGAGCTAGACTCCTACCACCTGGACAGCATCCAGGCCATGGACGCCGTGCTGAACACCTGCTCCTACAACTCCGTGCTGTCCATCACGGTGCAGGAGTCGGGCCTGCCAGCCACCAGCACTCTGCTCTTCCAGTGCCAGGAAGTGGGG GCAGAGCAGCTAAGGACCAGCCTGCAGAAGGCCCTGGAGGAGGAGCACCAGCAAAG ACCCCAATCTGGAGCTCATCACCCCAGCCAAGACAGATGGAGGGGACCTCCTCTGGAAAGGCCATTCCCTAAGGAGCAGGTGCCCCCACTGGAGCAGGGGCCCCCTCCAGAACAGCCCTACTGGATGAGCCCAGAGCACA GCACACCACCATCCCCAAGGCCCCTGCCACACAACTCCAGTTTCCGAGAACCAAGcaccttccctctgcctcctgccaggCGGCCCCCATCCCCAGAGAACCCAGAGAGGGATGAG GAGATACTAAGCCACGTCCTTAGGGACATCGAGCTGTTTGCGGGAAAGCTGAAGGAGGCCCAGGCAAGGACCAGTCATAAGAAGAAGAGACTGGGGAAGAAAAAGGGCAAGGATAAGTGGG agCTGACCCAGGCCCAGTACGTTGATTGCCTGCAGAAGATCAAGTACAGCTTCAACCTTCTA GGGAAGCTGGCCCTCTGGCTGCAGGAGAAGAACGCCCCTGAGTTCGTGCACATCCTCTTCCAACTTCTAGACTCC ATCCTGGCCCACTGCCCTGAGCCTGGCCTAGCAACCCAAGTGATCtcacccctcctcacccccaaagCCATCGACCTGCTGCAGTCCTGCCTCAGCCCGGCTGAGACTGACTTCTGGAAGAGGCTGGGTGCGGCCTGGACCACCAGCCG GGCCGACTGGACAGGCATTGAGCCCCCGCCCTACCAACCCACATTCTATGATGGCTGGCAGCTTCCAGAGCCCTCCAACCAG GCACCCTCAGGATACCAGAGCGCTCCCTCCCTCCG CCCTGGGTCAGGGAGCACCTCCTACTTTGCTCAAGAGGAGACACGCCGTGGCCCTCAGCCTGGGGACCCCAACCACGTGCCCTCCAGCCCCAGATCTGTCAAGCCAGCTCTGAAAATGCAAGTCCTATATGAGTTTGAGGCCAGGAACCCACAGGAACTGACTGTGGCCCAGGGAGAGGTGCTGGAG GTCCTGGACCAGAGCAAGCGGTGGTGGCTGGTGCAGAATGAGAAGGGACAGAGCGGCTACATTCCCAGCAACATCCTAGAGCCCCTACAGTCGGGGGCCTCCAGGAGCCAGAGCCAGTCGCCTTCTCGG GCTCCAATGCTTCGACTTAGCTCGACGCCTGAGGAGGTCACAGCCTGGCTGCAGGCCGAGAACTTCTCCACCAT CACGGTGAagagcctcagattcctcacaGGGAGCCAGCTGCTTCACATGAGACCCGCGGAGCTACAGATGCTGTGTCCACAGGAGGCCCCACGGGTCCTGGCACGGTTAGAAGCCGTCAGAAGGATGCTGGGGGTGAGGACACCCTGGGGCCCTGACCCCCACAGGAAATGCAGGATGCTCCCCGGGTGGGAGGGAGAATGCCAGGTGGACAAGCCCGCAGGCCCAGCCCTGGGCTAG
- the LOC113244886 gene encoding glutathione S-transferase Mu 1 isoform X2: MVMILGYWDIRGLAHAIRLLLEYTDSHYEEKKYTMGDAPDYDRSQWLNEKFKLGLDFPNLPYLIDGAHKVTQSNAILRYIARKHNLCGETEEEKIRVDILENEVMDTRLYFARMCYNPDFEKLRPGLLEELPDKLKLYSQFLGKRPWFAGEKLTYVDFLAYDLLDLLHIFEPRCLEAFPNLKEFMARFEGLKKISAYMKSGRFLPGPLFLKIAVWGNQ; this comes from the exons atggtcatgatcctgggttatTGGGACATTCGCGGG CTGGCTCACGCCATCCGCCTGCTCCTGGAGTACACGGACTCACACTATGAGGAAAAGAAGTACACGATGGGGGACG CTCCCGACTATGACAGAAGCCAGTGGCTGAATGAAAAATTCAAGCTGGGCCTGGACTTCCCCAAT CTGCCCTACTTAATTGACGGGGCTCACAAGGTCACCCAGAGCAACGCCATCCTTCGCTACATTGCTCGCAAACATAACCTAT gtggggagacagaagaggagaagattCGCGTGGACATTTTGGAGAATGAGGTTATGGACACCCGCCTGTACTTTGCCAGAATGTGCTACAACCCCGACTTT gagaaactgaggcccggacTCCTGGAGGAACTCCCTGACAAGCTGAAGCTTTACTCACAGTTTCTGGGGAAGAGGCCTTGGTTTGCAGGGGAGAAG CTGACCTACGTGGATTTCCTGGCCTATGACCTCCTTGACCTACTGCATATATTCGAGCCCAGGTGCCTGGAGGCCTTCCCAAACCTGAAGGAGTTCATGGCCCGCTTTGAG GGCCTGAAGAAGATCTCGGCCTACATGAAGTCCGGTCGCTTCCTCCCCGGCCCTCTGTTTCTAAAGATCGCCGTGTGGGGCAACCAGTAG